The genomic region acaatAGTGAAAAGAACCCTGTGgtgtttttgacattgtggagtaatgttCTCTTCTTTTTAGAACCTTCCTATCTGAAAAATACATAAGAAAAGCTACTTTTTTATAGATTGATTGTCTAAAGGAAgatttggtttgatctgtttggttaaaaaaaaaaggctgcagctgaaacaatcacatttcaccaccaactcctcCCACTcgctgtcctttgagccctcagtgttctgggcacggcagaagtcacagtaaacttgtgggagagagagttgatgggtcgtgaattaagattattttcagCGATTTTGAAAGACCGATTATTTGTGTtgatcctcatcaaggtgagagttgactgtgggaaactttcaacagTGCAGCTGACTCTGATGGtttgaccttctgtgacctcagaactcatatacagtataggttcagtgggcgggtctgtagagaggaagcagaatcttctttaaaaaggcacattatgattttattgttgttcttccCTCTAGCCTGTGTTTAATAGGTTTCTTGtcaatgtaaaagttctgcagagcAAAAGATCCAACAATCTTtggtaaagggagctcctctcctgaagctcctaaactcctcttcatcagtccagCCCATACGATTTAATGTACTAAGAAAAAGTTGGGGGGACAAAGCctttgaaacaagagccctgagcTCTGCTATGACATTAAAGATAGAGAGAGTGGcagttcctctttcttctttgtaaTAGAGCAAGTCATTGATTGTGGTTTTCCACAGAGTTGTTCCTGTTCCATTTCTGCTGCTTTGATCAGAAACTTTAGTCCACGTGATCCGCGATGGAAGGAAACCTTCAACAGTTCacttcagagtcagagtcttGTCCTCACTAACACATTTTGGGTTAATCTGACTTCCTTCACATCTACGATAGATAAACACACGTTGCACAGTCATATAATGTGGTTAAAGCACAAAGTTTCTTGTTGTAAAATTCAGCCCCTCAGAAATGAAGTAGTTTCTACTCACAGCTCACACTCAGAGTCgccgtctcctctgtgctcacgTGTCCTTGGAAGAGGACCGTGCAGGTGATGTTGGTTccgtgatgttcagctgaagggGAGAAGGACAGAGTCGAGCTGCGTCTCTTAGCGAACTCAGCCACATTCTCAGTTTCGAAGGCCGTGATGTTTCCTGTGAGGTCAGCgtcgctctctcctcttcctcgccaccTCCAGGTGAATGTAGGTTCAGATCCAGAGCAGAGACCAGGAGCTGTGCAGGTCAGTGTGGTCAGCTGTCCTTCCGTCAGAGGTGGAATCATCACTGTGGGCCTCTGACTCAGACCTGATGGGAGACCAGTTCATGAATGGAGTCAGATCAGAACGTCAtcattcacttcattcacatttttttaaatggggcAACGATAGGAATCTGCATCAGCTAAACAACGGCCAAAATGACTTTAGGTCCCACCCATAGGCTGtgaatgaagatggacgacatgacagctccactaaagtgaagccaaattcccTTGATCCCACTCTGGTGGttgccacctccatgttagtaaatgggacatggatcaaaaactcaaacttcaCCTCAAATGAACTTTTCACAAGAACTGTTTCCTTCACTTCCAGGAGatcatatcacactgatgtttgttaaattgCAAATTCTTCAGAAAGTTTGTTTCTAATACGTTTTTTGGTGTTAGCCTCTGTAACGGGATGAAACATCTTAGCTGGTCTTACAATCGGTTGAGCCCATGTACTGACGGGACTTTGACACCACtccacatcacaacatctcTACTGTGCAAACTTTGACACCAAAAGTGCAACGTGGCATCACACGTATTTTGTACAACGGAAGGAAATGGAGAAgtgttgttcatgtttatttgcagcctATGGCCCAGAAACACCAAACATGTCATACAGCAGGATGGTTCATACCTTGAACAGAGACAGTTGCTCTTTGGAGGAAATTATATGAACCTTCACTCGGTGAAGTGTTAACTTTGAGTTGATATGTTCCAGAGTCCGACTCCTTCAGGTCATTGACGatgatgctgcagtttttctggCTCACATCAGACTCCAGCAGTGACACTCGTCCTTTAAACTCCGACTGAACCTTATCGCTGAAGGTGTTACTGTTGAAAATCCTGTCTCCATCACCACATCTCTGTTTGGTCGATtcacatttaaaccaaactatATGTAAGACTTTGATATCCTCAGGAACAGTGAAGGAGCATGGTATCACGACACAGAGTCCGGCCTCCGCTGTTATTTCTCCTTCAACTAGAGTGATACAGTAATCTGTCAACGGACGACTTTGTTTCCCCCACACTGAAGAACCTgttaatgcaaacattaagagaaaaacaggaggagagattttttaaacttttaaaatataccaaaaaagaagaaaggctacttaaaaaaaatagaacatgtgaatctgtcctttttacacagttttatatatatatatgaaatgagGTCAGCAAACACGACACAGAGGAATTCCAATATTCAACGTATTAtacattgaaaaacaaatgtatagttGAAATCCTAATCCCAAATTAAACCTTGTCAGTAGCAAATTGTTTTAATGGCAAACTATTTCCACCTATTTTCTTCATAACTATAAAGTtggcatataaataaaataaaaagtgaataccTGTCTCAGCATCGCTGActctcacagagaaaagcagagtcgcccagatgagaacaaacatctcttcttcttcttcttcctccaacgAACCTGACACAGAACATACAGTAACGGAACCAGAGGAAAGTCTACCATCGAAATCATCGTCTTAATAAAGGATGCTGCACGTTCAGATTTTCCTCTTTTAggagaacaagcagcagctctgaatcgATTTACATCTCACACCTTCCCTTCACCAGCAAAGCCAGGAATGTGGCAAAGATGGTTACATAAGCCTTTACATTTCAGAACATTATATATGTCAAGCATtagttaaatgttgtattttaccttctctctccctctctctctgtttctgctctgaagTGACTTCTGCTCTTGTTGCTTTTCTGTCAACTCCCCAATTATCACACTCAACCGTTTAAGGAAGTCActgctgagaaatgtttttcctgtgcacatcgacaggcttttacacactgtgatgtgtaagaggctggaacaccatatttgtctttgtgtattttaataggagctttctgcagaaaggatcaacaaagagagtcacagggatctcagtgaagatggagaacagtcaaatgcaaggatcttatatagaAGAACTAAGGCCGTTTGTCCGatccagttcagactggttctgtaggccaagtttgagacaggaattagtttttctcagttgttaacacacaaaaagcgaatattctgcacaatttgcacaaccttcacttcatgtaccaatcgctcgacccagtttggcactacttcacactcccttatctgcattagactctgattTCCTTcattacactctgatgtcaattacacatcaccttgttgtcaaaacactacacacaatgttcagttgttgcacacacttctcaagtaaaatctcaaagcatcaacctacaacacataaatactcaaatctctaaacattcaggtctgttgagcctCTGTGTTG from Pleuronectes platessa chromosome 10, fPlePla1.1, whole genome shotgun sequence harbors:
- the LOC128449172 gene encoding sialic acid-binding Ig-like lectin 14 — encoded protein: MFVLIWATLLFSVRVSDAETGSSVWGKQSRPLTDYCITLVEGEITAEAGLCVVIPCSFTVPEDIKVLHIVWFKCESTKQRCGDGDRIFNSNTFSDKVQSEFKGRVSLLESDVSQKNCSIIVNDLKESDSGTYQLKVNTSPSEGSYNFLQRATVSVQGLSQRPTVMIPPLTEGQLTTLTCTAPGLCSGSEPTFTWRWRGRGESDADLTGNITAFETENVAEFAKRRSSTLSFSPSAEHHGTNITCTVLFQGHVSTEETATLSVSCE